The window TACCCAATGATGGAGGGATAGGGCCTGTGAGAGCATTATTGGACAAGTTGAGGGCATAGAGTGCTTTTAGTTGTCCCACTTGCGCCGGTATTGGTCCATTGAAATTGTTGCACGAGATGTCAATAGAGGTGAAAACAGTTAGAATCTTGACCAACTCCATTTCTACTCCTTTGGTGGTAACTGCTATAGCATCCTCATAATTTAAGTCACTGAATGGTAGAACTCCAAATTGCAGGTGATTGATCTTTGACTGGGCATCATCTTCGTTGCCTGTCATTGCCTGCCATGTAGTCAAGCATCTTCCCGGTATTTCACCACTAAAGTTGTTGTGTGCTATGTCAACAATCTGAAGCATTGGCCAGGTACCAGTGGTGTTGGAACATCCAATGCGGTTATAAAATCTGTTTGATCGCAAAACAAGGACACGCAAGGTGGAGATGCTCTTCAACAAGAATGGAAATGTATCTGTTAACTGATTGTTTCCAAGGTTCAGAACTTCCAACGCTGTGCAATTGGCTAGAGATCTTGGGAACTTACCTTCTAGACGATTTTTATTGAAGTCTAGAGTTTTTAGACTACAATGGCCAGGAAATCTGTCAGGAATAGTCCCAGCAAGTTTGTTTCTCCTCAAATTAAGTACTACAAGGTTTCCACTTAATGCAGTCAAGCACTGGGGAATGTAGCCACTCAAAGAATTATTGGACAGATCAAGAACCTGCAGATTTACACCATTGCATATTGATACTGGAATGCTACCGGTTAAGTTGTTGCTTGAAAGAGACAAGAACACCATGTAATTAAAGAAATCACCAATGTCATCCGGTATTGTAGAGCTGAAATTATTTCTGGAGTAGTCCAGATAAGTGGCACTTGGTCGAAAAATTGGCAGTTTTCCCTGAAGCTGGTTTGAATGAAGGTCAACCACAGACAAATGAGATGTAAGATTGGATAATGGACCTTCTAGAGTAACCAGGGAATTGCAAGAAAGATTTAGCTGAGAAAGACTGCTGAGCTTCCAAACCCAGTTGGGTATCTCTCCATGAATCTGGTTTTGTGAAAGATCTAAAGTGCTTAATCTGGATTGATTTCTCAAGAAATCAGGGAATGTTCTCAACTTGCCAGAAGCCAACTTCAATGTGGTAATTTGAGGAAAGGAAGGCTGGGAGGAATTGATGCTATCATAACTAATCAACAAACTATTATATGAAAGATCAATACTCGAAAGATTTTTGAGCTGTTGGACACTGTTGAGAGGGAAGGAGCCACTGAAGTTGTTTGAAGAAAGTGCAAGAATTGTAAGCTCTAGGAGATTGAAGATAGACCTGGGTACTGGTCCTTCCAAGTTGTTGCTACTTAAATCAAGTGTAACAAGAGGGTTAGAAGATACATTGGGAAATTCAAGCAACTGACCAGAAAATTGATTGTTGGAGAGCACCAGTTGCTTCAGTGAGGGAAGATGAAATAGAGACAATGGAATACTGCCCTCCAGTTCATTATTACCCAAGTTGAGATTGACCAGCTTTATAAGATTTTGCCACTGAGTAGAGTTGACCTGACCTGTTAGCTCATTGTAAGAAAGATCTATATCGGTCATATTCTTGGCCATACTCAAGACTGGAACTGAACCATTGAACTTGTTCTTAGACATGTCCACATAAACCAGTTCCGTGAGGCTTTCCATTGACCTTGGGATTGGTCCGGTGAAATTGCAGTATGAAAGATCCACTCTGGACAACATCTTCAGGTTTCCAATAGATTCAGACAATGACCCTGAAAAATTTGTCCTGGCTAGGAACAGGGACTGTAGAGCTCCATTCTTCGGGAAGTCTGGCAACGTACCTTGTAGCTCTTGATTGCCAATTAAGTCGATAATCTGCAGTGTAGGTACCTGAAAGATCTTCTTTGGGAATGTACCGTGTAACCCTGAATTCATGAGACGTAAGGAAGTCAAATTTGTGAAATTTGACAAGAACTCTGGAACTGAAGCAGACAAGTCATTCCAGTCCAGGCGAATGAATGAGAGTGAGTTGAGCTTCAACAATGAATCATCAATAGGTCCCAAAATATTGCAGCTGGACAAGCTCAGCACCCTCAACTTTGGCAACGAAGATGATAGTGCTTGACACCACCGAGGTCCCGGTGCTGATATGTTCACACCATCAAGATGAAGTTCTGTTATCTCCGAAAGGTTTCCAATGAGCTGATTCAAATTTGGATGCTCAAGTTGAAGTGCAGTAACTCCGAGAAAGGAAATGGTAGATAAATCAAGAAATACCAACCTTGTCAAGTGCGAAATCTCAATGGGAATCTGCCCAGCAAAGCCAGCATTGGACAGATTCAAGTAACTCAAACTGGCTAGCTTGTTGAACTCCGATGGAATTTGAGTATAATTGAAGTTATTGAAAGCCAAATTCAGGTTCTCAATGTATTGCAGACTGAAAAGAGCACTTGAATCATCAAGTCCATCCGAAATCGATTCGTTACTCAAGTCAAGTTGGGTAACACAACCCTGCTTGCAGGACACACCTTCCCAAGAACAGTAATCTGAAGCATTACTCCACCTCACAAGTTTTGTGGATAATTCAGAGTTAAAACTGAGGCTGTTCTTCAATTGGAGCAGCAAAGCTTGCTGCTGGTTGCTGGCACATTGGCCAGAGACCACAACTATATGGATCAGTAGAAAATAGCAAAAGAGTATCGAGAAAACCCATGGAAGAAATGGAATTCTCATTGAAATCAGGAATAAGGGACGCCCATTCAACACAGAACAGAAGAGGTTAGGATTTTAACAAGGGTTTCATAAAGGGACACGTAAACATGAGTACATGACCCTTTGGCTTCTGGATTAAAGTTGTGGAAAACACACAAGGCTTTATTCATTTCATGATTCTGTTCACTCAGTGCAGATTTGGAATCTCAGTTTCTTTTTTTCTCCGAGTTCCTCTTGCCAGGAAATTGCACTAAAGTGAGAACGTTGAATTAGTGCCAAAGGAGTCCTTCTGTAACATCATGGACGTCATGAACAGTGCTTTGATTGCATCTGTAACCAATAAATTGCTTATTAAAGTTATTGGTCTACCCAATCAAATTCATATAAACTTTGGAATAATGGTTGCAAGAGACTTGTGGAAAAGTGGAGGGACTAGAAGTGGAAATTGTGGAAAGAAATTCATGAGATTTGTGGTTGGCTTGACTCTGAAGTCTGAAGTCTTCCTCATATCGCAGTTTGCATTAATCAGTGTGTGTTTAATCACTCCCCAGTCCCCATTCCTAAAGCCACGCTTTTCGCGGGAGAAACCTCCACGGCTGACTGGCTTGCTTGACTCGCAAGTCTTTCCCATCCTATAGGTAAATGACCAACAAATACTTTTTTTTCTAATCAAAATCACACGGTTACCTAAAATCTAAAATGCATTCTAGGCTCAAAGATTATAGCTAGTTTCTTTTATCAAAATCACATGGTTAAATTCATTTTATACCCAAACCACCAAACGCTAATCAGTAATCGAAGATCAAAAATTACCCGGTTTTCTCAATAATATTTTAGGTCAAAAGACTAATATGTGTTGGGAAATCAAGTTTGACGTTTCACTCTCTTGGCCATCAAAAATAATTTAAGATTTAATTTTTGTTAACAACTTTGAAAGAAGTCGAACTTTAGTAAACTTTTAACTACTCGATCACATACGGTGGTTCAATAAGTAATTAACAATGACAAGTGGCAACGGCATCTGACCTCCACGGCCGGGTCGGGTCAATCTTCGGGTATTCAAACACCGCCAATAGGTGGGAGAAGGGAAAGCTTCAGTATAACACCAATTTTAAAAAGCGAAATCGGAAGTGACAGAGGTTTTAGGGTTTGAAATTATGGACATGGACGTTGATGAACCAACCAAAGGTACGCCCTTACTCAACACTGCCTTTTAACCCTATCAGGGTCTTTGATCATATAAACCCTAACAACCTCCTCCCCACATTTCCCCCAATTTACAGTCGACCAAGAAACGCAAGCAAAGCCCATAATCGTGATCTTGATGGGCGCACCCGGTAGCGGCAAGTCCACATTCTGCGAACAAGTCATGGGCTCCTCAATTCGTCCCTGGGTTCGAATCTGCCAGGTACATTTTTCATTGTTTGATATCGCACACCACGTGTTCGATGAAATGCCTCAATGAATTTTGGAACCTATAATTTAGTTATTGGAGTACGCATGACTAGAGAATGCTGCATTTTCATTTGGGTTGTTTCGGGTTTGTTGTGTTTGTTAGGATACTATCAAAAATGGGAAAGCCGGGACGAAAGCGCAGTGTATTGAGAGTGCGAGGAGCGCATTGAGGGAAGGGAAGAGTGTGTTTATAGATAGATGTAATCTGGAGAAAGAGCAAAGAGATGAGTTTGCGAAGCTGGGTGGTAGTGGGCAAGTGGATGTTCATGCTGTCGTGCTTGATCTTCCTGCTAAGGTGTGTATATCGCGGTCGGTGAAGCGAACTGGGCATGAGGGGAACTTGCAAGGCGGGAAAGCTGCGGCGGTTGTGAATAGAATGTTGCAGAAGAAAGAGTTTCCGAAGTTAAGTGAAGGGTATGGTAGGATCACTTTTTGCCAGAATGAGAGTGATGTTGAGTCTGCTGTTCGTACGTATACTGGACTCGGTCCGTTGGATACACTTCCCCATGGGACTTTTGGCCAGAAGAACCCGGGTGCTAAAGTTCAACTTGGTATAATGAAGTTCTTGAAGAAAACAGAGAATCCTGCTAATACTGAATCAACTTCGAAGAAGGTTCAGGGTTCTGATGCTTCTCAAATTACCGGGGAACAGAATACAAGTTTGAAAGGAACAGGTTTGTCAGCTGAAAGTGATAGCATGGAGTCCAAGAAAGATGAGCAGCTTGTCGTAGGTTCTTCTGGCACTGACGTCTCTCTTGATGATGCTCCCACCCTGGCATTTCCATCTATTTCCACAGCAGATTTTCAGTTTGACCTTGAGATGGCATCTGACATTATTGTAGAGAAAGTTGCAGAATTCGTTAATAAACTTGGAAATGCTAGACTTGTTTTAGTGGACTTGACTCATAAATCGAAGATTTTGTCTTTGGTGAGGGCTAAAGCTTCACAGAAAAACATCGACTCCAACAGGTTCTTCACATTTGTAGGAGATATCACTAAGCTTCATACAGAAGGAGGTCTTCGCTGCAATGTGATAGCTAATGCCGCTAACTGGTAAGCTTTTACAATTCATATTAATGCAAATATTTCATTCTGGTGCTAATAGAGAAAAATAATTCTATGAAACTGGAGCTTATTAGCATTTTCCCCTTTCTATAATATATGATGTTAATATAGAGTTTTGCTGAATAAGGATTGCATCCATTGCCCACTAAGTTGAGTCAGTAATAATGTAAAGGTGGATGTAGTCACTTCAACTTTATTGTCTTTATGAATGAAAATTGTGATTATACATTTCTTCTACAAAAAGTTGATCAAACAAAAAACCATACTGCTGCAGGCGGCTTAAACCGGGAGGTGGTGGTGTCAATGCTGCAATCTTCAATGCTGGAGGTCCAGCCTTAGAGGTTGCAACCAAAGAACAAGCCAAATCTCTGTAC of the Fragaria vesca subsp. vesca linkage group LG6, FraVesHawaii_1.0, whole genome shotgun sequence genome contains:
- the LOC101306149 gene encoding transcription factor bHLH140-like, which gives rise to MDMDVDEPTKVDQETQAKPIIVILMGAPGSGKSTFCEQVMGSSIRPWVRICQDTIKNGKAGTKAQCIESARSALREGKSVFIDRCNLEKEQRDEFAKLGGSGQVDVHAVVLDLPAKVCISRSVKRTGHEGNLQGGKAAAVVNRMLQKKEFPKLSEGYGRITFCQNESDVESAVRTYTGLGPLDTLPHGTFGQKNPGAKVQLGIMKFLKKTENPANTESTSKKVQGSDASQITGEQNTSLKGTGLSAESDSMESKKDEQLVVGSSGTDVSLDDAPTLAFPSISTADFQFDLEMASDIIVEKVAEFVNKLGNARLVLVDLTHKSKILSLVRAKASQKNIDSNRFFTFVGDITKLHTEGGLRCNVIANAANWRLKPGGGGVNAAIFNAGGPALEVATKEQAKSLYPGNAVVVPLPSTSPLFCREGVTHVIHVLGPNMNPQRPNYLDNDYNKGRKVLQDTYNSLFECFASVVRTQKKVSKGSIENLQLKLSELEDHSESGPTNHSTNSYQKIKREDLHESERNKRSKGYQAEAENVSDTNTGKPNLKSDGSKNKSWGSWAQAIYNIAMHPDKQRDVVLEISDDVVVLNDLYPKAQKHLLVVARHPGLDRLADVCKEHIQLLRTMHAVGLKWAEKFLQDDSTLVFRLGYHSEPSMRQLHLHVISQDFNSAHLKNKKHWNSFNTAFFRDSVDVIEEVSSDGKAILNDDESLMSVELRCNRCRSAHPTIPKLKLHIGRCQASFPNTLLQNGRLVTAPSNSSTDP